A region from the Ammospiza nelsoni isolate bAmmNel1 chromosome 1, bAmmNel1.pri, whole genome shotgun sequence genome encodes:
- the LOC132086462 gene encoding tigger transposable element-derived protein 3-like, giving the protein MKEDRQHPVDLGYAITKPDILAEVERGEDGVAAAAGRYGERQSPRPPAAPAGPSQGDWQGKEVKSEDGVSPPPRSPPSLHAGPADFLVPLRERGCSYCGVLEPEPNPGAGNGGFIAAPPAFESRRYRPGEPPLDCAECGRGGVGHKPDLVRHRLGRGAELGYACGRCGTGLAEPAGLGATGSPHRPGPCTGRSPGTAEGGTAAAPRKERKELSLTEKVRVLEMLEGPKVSQSELAKRFGVSQPQICRIIKNKERILSEWHRNGDPERKRKREGKDAALEAALLRWVQGAHAAELPVGRPLLQLRARHPARPEPEPSGGWLARLGARHGKKPPAEKGDAEQPTAEHWAGAVLPGLLRSYAPAEIFACGETAVPLPAGAPGNGESPGERLTLLLCANASGSEKLPLRAVGDSPRPRCLRGVNLEQMPWSYRAGGPAGLSAPLFAEWLREFNEGMRLRGKSVLLLLAKHEAHPYLQLSNVRMVFIPPAAALAQPLDRGIAGDLKGHYRRRLLRWLPAERGAGRPSLLDVLHMLAQAWGDVHPGLIAGCFRAAGFTPDAGTEAVSLSSAPGLLGRERPERDGDAAEADGDEGTAEGEDAGELAAVPPCPSEREVWRSLATLRRYLECQATSPDLFQAFYELEDAVHMVSAGAGRAFLGDSPPQQ; this is encoded by the exons ATGAAGGAGGACCGCCAGCATCCCGTCGACCTGG GTTACGCCATCACCAAGCCCGACATCCTGGCCGAGGTGGAGCGAGGGGAGGATGGGgtggcggcggcagcggggcgCTACGGGGAGCGCCAGAGCCCCCGGCCACCCGCGGCACCGGCCGGTCCCTCCCAGG GGGACTGGCAGGGCAAGGAGGTGAAGAGCGAGGACGGGGTGTCCCCACCGCCCCGCTCGCCCCCGTCCCTCCACGCCGGCCCCGCCGACTTCCTCGTCCCGCTGCGGGAGCGGGGCTGCAGCTACTGCGGCGTCCTCGAGCCGGAGCCGAACCCCGGTGCCGGTAACGGGGGGTTCATCGCCGCACCGCCCGCCTTCGAGAGCCGCCGCTACCGGCCCGGGGAGCCGCCGCTGGATTGCGCCGAGTGCGGCCGAGGCGGCGTCGGGCACAAACCGGACCTGGTGCGGCACCGGCTGGGGCGCGGCGCGGAGCTCGGCTACGCCTGCGGCCGCTGCGGGACAGGCCTCGCCGAAccggcggggctgggggccaCGGGCAGCCCCCACCGGCCGGGGCCCTGCACCGGGCGCTCCCCGGGCACGGCGGAGGGAGGCacggcggcggcgccgcggaAGGAGCGGAAGGAGCTGTCGCTGACCGAGAAGGTGCGCgtgctggagatgctggaggGCCCCAAGGTGTCGCAGAGCGAGCTGGCCAAGCGCTTCGGGGTGTCGCAGCCCCAGATCTGCCGCATCATCAAGAACAAGGAGCGCATCCTGAGCGAGTGGCACCGCAACGGCGACCCCGAGCGCAAGCGCAAGCGGGAGGGGAAGGACGCGGCGCTGGAGGCCGCGCTGCTGCGCTGGGTGCAGGGCGCCCACGCCGCCGAGCTGCCCGTGGGCCgcccgctgctgcagctccgGGCCCGGCACCCGGCCCGGCCCGAGCCCGAGCCCAGCGGCGGCTGGCTGGCTCGCCTGGGCGCTCGCCACGGCAAGAAGCCGCCGGCGGAGAAAGGGGACGCGGAGCAGCCCACGGCGGAGCACTGGGCCGGCGCGGTGCTGCCCGGGCTCCTCCGCAGCTACGCGCCCGCCGAGATCTTCGCCTGCGGGGAGACCGCGGTGCCGCTGCCGGCCGGCGCCCCCGGTAACGGCGAGAGCCCCGGCGAGCGGCTGACGCTGCTGCTGTGCGCCAACGCCAGCGGCTCGGAGAAGCTGCCGCTGCGGGCGGTGGGGGACAGCCCCCGGCCGCGCTGCCTGCGGGGCGTCAACCTGGAGCAGATGCCGTGGAGCTACCGCGCCGGCGGCCCGGCCGGGCTCAGCGCGCCGCTCTTCGCCGAGTGGCTGCGGGAGTTCAACGAGGGCATGCGGCTGCGGGGCAAGAGcgtcctgctcctgctggccaagCACGAGGCGCACCCCTACCTCCAGCTGTCCAACGTCAGGATGGTTTTCATCCCGCCGGCCGCcgccctggcccagcccctggaCCGCGGCATCGCCGGCGACCTCAAGGGCCACTACCGGCGCCGTTTGCTGCGCTGGCTGCCGGCGGAGCGCGGCGCGGGCCGGCCCAGCCTGCTGGACGTGCTGCACATGCTGGCGCAAGCCTGGGGCGACGTCCACCCGGGGCTCATCGCCGGCTGCTTCCGCGCCGCCGGCTTCACCCCCGACGCCGGCACCGAGGCCGTGTCCCTGAGCTCGGCCCCCGGTCTGCTCGGCCGGGAGCGCCCGGAGCGCGACGGGGACGCGGCGGAGGCGGACGGGGACGAGGGCACGGCGGAGGGCGAGGACGCGGGCGAGCTGGCGGCCGTGCCGCCCTGCCCCTCGGAGCGGGAGGTCTGGAGGAGCCTGGCCACGCTGCGGCGGTACCTGGAGTGCCAGGCCACCTCGCCGGACCTCTTCCAGGCCTTCTACGAGCTGGAGGACGCGGTGCACATGGTGTCAGCCGGCGCTGGGCGAGCCTTCCTCGGGGACAGCCCTCCCCAGCAGTGA